A region of the Methanomicrobiales archaeon genome:
AATTGGTGTTGGATACAGGGCAATTTCAATTTTACAGAATTATCGGGACACTACCGAAATTAATGAGAATAGTTGAAGAAAAGGGATAATTGGGGGAAAAAGAATTATAGAAGCAACAGAATAAAGATCACCTGGTTTAAGGACAATTTTAGCACAATTTTCGTAACTATTATATATAATATATTATACCATATAACAAAATTAAAAATGCTTTTATGGTATAATATGAGATTATCTCACTTGATAAAATGGGAGACGATGAATACAGGTTCATTGTCCAAGGCACTGAGCGGATTGTAATAGACGGAACAATATATGAGATAGAAAATGCCGAGCATATATTTGTTGGAGGAAAGGAATATATCCTTATTGGAAACGACTATTACGAATTAAACCGAAACACAGAGTATCAAATCGAAGAATATCAGGAAGGCGGCAATCTCTTTGCCAAGATTGGTAAAGTTTTACTGATTCTTTGTATTATAGCAGTAGTGTATCATGCCTTTACCATAGACTTCGTCGATTCTTCCCCGAAAGGGCAAATATCTTCTACATCTTCTGGGGCATCTATATCGAATACTCAAATTGCCCCGAAAGTGACTACATCTGCTCCCACGGTGACTGCTGCTCCAGATACCAGTATACAAAGTAGGGCAACCCAAGTTGCTGAAGCGATGGATTACACCAATCCTACAACTCGTGACTTCGCATTGACTCTTATCGATCCGTCACATGGAGGAGAATATAACATCGCTCAAATATGCGACATGTGGGAGAGGATCTACCGTGACTGGACATACGTTAACGATCCCAAAGGGAGTCTGTATTATTCCCCAGCTAGCAGGACAATCAATATAGGATTAAAGGGAGATTGCGACGATTTCGCGATAGTGACAGCATCTGTTGTTATGGCAATAGGCGGTTCGGCACGAGTTGTATTAGCTTATAATACCGATTCGGCTGGGCATGCTTATGCTGAGGTGTATCTTGGCTCAACTAAGGATAAAGTACAATCAGCCGCTAACTACATATGCAAACGATATCGGTGTACCAGTATTGCATATCATACTTCATACAAGAAAGACGGGACTCCAATGTATTGGTTGAACTTAGATTGGAGTGCAAAACATCCTGGAGGGCCGTTCTATAAGAACGATGGCGAAACGTACGTGGTATATCCCAATAAGTATTGGGAGAGGGTACAATGACGAGCAGTTCACATTTTTCAGCGATCTTAGTGTTTACTAGGCACAGTTTTGGTTGGACATAAA
Encoded here:
- a CDS encoding transglutaminase domain-containing protein, coding for MGDDEYRFIVQGTERIVIDGTIYEIENAEHIFVGGKEYILIGNDYYELNRNTEYQIEEYQEGGNLFAKIGKVLLILCIIAVVYHAFTIDFVDSSPKGQISSTSSGASISNTQIAPKVTTSAPTVTAAPDTSIQSRATQVAEAMDYTNPTTRDFALTLIDPSHGGEYNIAQICDMWERIYRDWTYVNDPKGSLYYSPASRTINIGLKGDCDDFAIVTASVVMAIGGSARVVLAYNTDSAGHAYAEVYLGSTKDKVQSAANYICKRYRCTSIAYHTSYKKDGTPMYWLNLDWSAKHPGGPFYKNDGETYVVYPNKYWERVQ